A region from the Paraburkholderia youngii genome encodes:
- a CDS encoding MurR/RpiR family transcriptional regulator, which yields MAEQITEEALPSVDELMQRIADIYESLPRQLKSVATYIEQHRSSVMMDRTSDIAASCGVHPSAVVRFAQRFGFSGFSDLQAVFRQAYTGQGVSSSSYQQRIRKLIDEKPGTLSGGAVAREFIAASRGGLEELEAGLDDKQFDAAVKMLQQADNIYVIGVRRSFPVASYIVYALQHTHKRVHLVSGFGGMYREQIRSVRKGDVVIAISFAPYGKETQYCLRVAHHHQAKTLVITDSQLSPLARYASTQLYVKEGSAFAFRSLTSTICLCQALFIALAYKLELNVEESNDTGGYDD from the coding sequence ATGGCGGAACAGATCACCGAAGAAGCGTTGCCGAGCGTCGACGAATTGATGCAGCGCATCGCGGATATCTACGAGTCGCTGCCGCGGCAGTTGAAGAGCGTGGCGACGTATATCGAGCAGCATCGCTCGAGCGTGATGATGGATCGCACCAGCGATATCGCCGCGAGTTGCGGCGTGCACCCGTCGGCGGTCGTGCGCTTTGCGCAGCGGTTCGGCTTTTCCGGGTTTTCGGATCTGCAGGCGGTGTTTCGTCAGGCGTATACGGGGCAGGGCGTGTCGTCGTCGAGCTATCAGCAGCGCATCCGCAAGCTGATCGACGAGAAGCCCGGCACGCTGTCGGGCGGCGCGGTCGCGCGCGAGTTCATCGCCGCGTCGCGCGGCGGCCTCGAAGAACTCGAAGCGGGTCTCGACGACAAGCAGTTCGACGCCGCCGTGAAGATGCTGCAGCAGGCCGACAACATCTACGTGATCGGCGTGCGGCGCTCGTTTCCGGTCGCGAGTTATATCGTCTATGCGTTGCAGCACACGCACAAGCGCGTGCATCTGGTGTCCGGCTTCGGCGGCATGTATCGCGAGCAGATTCGCAGTGTCAGGAAGGGCGACGTGGTGATTGCGATCAGCTTTGCGCCGTACGGCAAGGAGACGCAGTACTGTCTGCGCGTCGCGCATCATCATCAGGCGAAGACGCTCGTCATCACGGATAGCCAGCTATCGCCGCTCGCGCGCTACGCGAGCACGCAACTCTACGTGAAAGAGGGCAGCGCGTTCGCGTTCCGCTCGCTGACCAGCACGATCTGCCTGTGCCAGGCGCTCTTCATCGCGCTCGCGTACAAGCTCGAACTGAACGTTGAAGAATCCAACGACACTGGAGGCTACGATGACTGA
- a CDS encoding sugar ABC transporter substrate-binding protein has product MRLCRGKATLRILVTALTLATGFGAASAARAADAHFVLISHAPDSDSWWNTIKNAIKQADEDFNVQTDYRNPPNGDIADMARLVEQAAARNYDGVIVSIADFDVLKSSIGKVTEKHIPLVTINSGTEEQSAKLGAIMHVGQPEFAAGKAAGEKAKAAGIKSFLCVNHYATNPASFERCRGFAEAIGANFKTSTLDVGQDPTGVQSKVSAFLRNHPDTQAVLTLGPLSADPTLKALQQMGVAGKIWFATFDFDSDIAKGIQDGTIQFAIDQQPYLQGYIPVAVLAIAKKNNTTDPVKIREVLQANPKFKERLATYGLAPSYGPRNIGSGPGFITKENVDKVLKYAGQYR; this is encoded by the coding sequence ATGAGACTTTGCAGAGGCAAGGCAACGCTCAGGATTCTGGTGACGGCGTTGACGTTGGCGACGGGATTCGGCGCGGCCTCGGCCGCCCGCGCGGCGGACGCTCACTTCGTGCTGATCAGCCACGCGCCGGATTCGGACTCGTGGTGGAACACGATCAAGAACGCGATCAAGCAGGCCGACGAAGACTTCAACGTTCAGACCGACTACCGCAACCCGCCGAACGGCGACATCGCCGACATGGCGCGTCTCGTCGAACAGGCGGCCGCGCGCAATTACGACGGCGTGATCGTATCGATCGCCGATTTCGACGTGCTGAAAAGTTCGATCGGGAAGGTCACCGAGAAACACATTCCGCTCGTCACGATCAATTCGGGCACCGAGGAGCAAAGCGCGAAGCTCGGCGCGATCATGCACGTCGGCCAGCCCGAGTTCGCGGCCGGCAAAGCCGCCGGCGAAAAGGCCAAAGCCGCCGGCATCAAGTCGTTCCTGTGCGTGAACCACTACGCGACGAACCCGGCCTCGTTCGAACGCTGCCGCGGTTTCGCCGAAGCGATCGGCGCCAACTTCAAGACCTCGACGCTCGACGTGGGCCAGGACCCGACCGGCGTGCAGTCGAAAGTCAGCGCGTTCCTGCGCAATCATCCGGATACCCAGGCGGTGCTGACGCTCGGTCCGCTATCGGCCGACCCGACCTTGAAGGCGCTGCAGCAGATGGGCGTCGCCGGCAAGATCTGGTTCGCGACCTTCGACTTCGATAGCGACATCGCAAAGGGCATCCAGGACGGCACGATCCAGTTCGCGATCGACCAGCAACCGTACTTGCAGGGCTATATCCCGGTCGCCGTGCTGGCGATCGCGAAGAAGAACAACACCACCGATCCCGTGAAGATCCGCGAGGTCCTGCAGGCGAATCCGAAATTCAAGGAGCGTCTCGCAACCTATGGGCTCGCTCCGTCGTACGGGCCGCGCAATATCGGCTCGGGTCCGGGCTTCATCACCAAAGAAAATGTCGACAAGGTGCTGAAGTACGCGGGTCAGTACCGCTGA
- a CDS encoding ABC transporter permease codes for MGVADLFHPHHRKQPPSDPQDPPQSGATTASQAAAVDERVREESWFRHLLGRPEFAALAGTVMVFIVFGLAAGNSGMFNLDGVMNWSQVAAYLGLISVGACLLMIAGEFDLSIGSMIGFAGMMVALPTMYFHWPIWLAIVFAFVGSMLLGALNGYLVMRTRLPSFIVTLAFLFILRGLTLALSVMFADRTIISGVGDVARQDWFAHTFFQGVAFRGLFVWLGHLGLVKMLDNGAPLVPGIPKVLLWWFVLAVVCAFTLAKTRFGNWIFAVGGDANAAKNVGVPVRRVKISLFVLTAFCSALYAVLQVCDIGSAAADRGLQAEFEAIIAAVIGGTLLTGGYGSVVGACFGALIFGVVQIGITYTNVDSDWFRVFLGVMLLFAVLFNHYVRGRVAASR; via the coding sequence ATGGGTGTCGCCGACCTGTTTCATCCCCATCACCGCAAGCAACCGCCGTCCGATCCGCAGGACCCGCCACAGTCTGGCGCGACGACCGCCTCGCAAGCCGCTGCCGTCGACGAACGCGTGCGCGAGGAATCCTGGTTCCGCCATCTGCTCGGCCGACCGGAATTCGCGGCGCTCGCCGGCACCGTGATGGTGTTCATCGTGTTCGGCCTGGCCGCCGGCAACTCGGGGATGTTCAACCTCGACGGAGTGATGAACTGGTCGCAGGTCGCCGCCTATCTCGGTCTGATCTCGGTCGGCGCATGCCTGCTGATGATCGCCGGCGAGTTCGATCTGTCGATCGGCTCGATGATCGGTTTTGCCGGCATGATGGTCGCGTTGCCGACCATGTACTTCCACTGGCCGATCTGGCTCGCGATCGTGTTCGCGTTCGTCGGCTCGATGTTGCTCGGCGCGCTCAACGGCTATCTGGTGATGCGTACGCGCCTGCCGTCGTTCATCGTCACGCTCGCGTTCCTGTTCATTCTGCGCGGTCTGACGCTCGCGCTGTCGGTGATGTTCGCCGATCGCACGATCATCTCCGGTGTCGGCGACGTCGCGCGTCAGGACTGGTTCGCGCACACGTTCTTTCAGGGCGTCGCGTTCCGAGGTCTGTTCGTATGGCTTGGCCACCTCGGTCTCGTGAAGATGCTCGACAACGGCGCGCCGCTCGTGCCGGGCATTCCCAAGGTGCTGCTGTGGTGGTTCGTGCTTGCCGTGGTCTGCGCGTTCACGCTCGCTAAAACGCGCTTCGGCAACTGGATTTTCGCGGTCGGCGGCGATGCCAACGCGGCCAAGAACGTCGGCGTGCCGGTGCGTCGCGTGAAGATCTCGCTGTTCGTACTGACCGCGTTCTGCTCGGCCCTGTATGCGGTGCTGCAGGTGTGCGATATCGGTTCGGCCGCGGCGGACCGTGGTTTGCAGGCGGAGTTCGAGGCGATCATCGCCGCGGTGATCGGCGGCACGCTGCTGACGGGCGGCTACGGCTCGGTGGTCGGCGCCTGCTTCGGCGCGCTGATCTTCGGCGTCGTGCAGATCGGCATCACCTATACCAACGTCGATTCCGACTGGTTCCGCGTGTTCCTCGGCGTGATGCTGCTGTTCGCCGTGCTGTTCAACCACTACGTGCGCGGCCGCGTCGCGGCATCGCGCTAG
- the iolG gene encoding inositol 2-dehydrogenase, with protein MTDAVSTIDVAVFGAGRIGKIHAANLARQPGVRLKYVVDVNRQAAAALASQHGAQVADIDGAIGDASIGATVICSSTDTHADLIVKSAAQNKHVFCEKPVDLTMERARMCAEAVERAGVVCMIGFQRRFDPTFAALKARLDAGEIGTPEMLVVTSRDPGAPPVDYIRRSGGIFKDMLIHDFDICRWILDDEADTLHATGSCLTDPAIADAGDIDSTAVTIRTKRGRLCQINTTRRAAYGYDQRFEVLGSTGMLQAGNIRPTEVTAYSETKVSTDVPEAFFLERYRAAYALEIAHFFDAVTHGKPVRTTVADGLKALELAEAATRSWREGRAVKLGEAA; from the coding sequence ATGACTGACGCGGTAAGCACGATCGACGTCGCGGTATTCGGCGCGGGACGCATCGGCAAGATCCATGCGGCGAATCTCGCGCGGCAGCCCGGCGTGCGGCTCAAATACGTGGTCGACGTGAATCGCCAAGCGGCCGCCGCGCTCGCCTCGCAGCATGGCGCGCAGGTCGCGGATATCGACGGCGCGATCGGCGACGCTTCGATTGGCGCGACCGTGATCTGTTCGAGCACCGACACGCATGCGGACCTGATCGTCAAATCGGCCGCGCAGAACAAGCACGTGTTCTGCGAGAAGCCGGTCGATCTCACGATGGAGCGCGCGCGGATGTGCGCAGAAGCCGTGGAGCGCGCGGGCGTGGTGTGCATGATCGGGTTTCAGCGGCGCTTCGATCCGACGTTTGCCGCATTGAAAGCGCGTCTGGACGCGGGCGAGATCGGCACACCCGAGATGCTCGTCGTGACGAGCCGCGACCCCGGCGCGCCGCCGGTCGACTACATCCGGCGCTCCGGCGGCATCTTCAAGGACATGCTGATTCACGACTTCGACATCTGCCGGTGGATTCTCGACGATGAAGCCGACACGCTGCACGCCACCGGCAGTTGCCTCACCGACCCCGCGATCGCCGACGCGGGCGACATCGATTCGACCGCGGTGACGATCCGCACGAAGCGCGGCCGCCTGTGCCAGATCAACACCACGCGGCGCGCCGCGTACGGCTACGACCAGCGCTTCGAAGTGCTCGGCAGCACCGGCATGCTGCAAGCGGGCAACATACGGCCGACCGAAGTCACCGCGTACTCGGAAACGAAGGTATCCACCGACGTGCCCGAGGCGTTCTTTCTCGAACGCTATCGCGCGGCGTACGCGCTCGAAATCGCGCATTTCTTCGACGCGGTCACGCACGGGAAGCCGGTGCGCACGACCGTCGCCGATGGCCTGAAAGCGCTCGAACTCGCGGAAGCCGCGACGCGTTCATGGCGCGAGGGCCGCGCGGTCAAACTCGGCGAGGCCGCGTGA